Proteins from a genomic interval of Panthera uncia isolate 11264 chromosome C1 unlocalized genomic scaffold, Puncia_PCG_1.0 HiC_scaffold_4, whole genome shotgun sequence:
- the EVA1B gene encoding protein eva-1 homolog B, with protein MDAPRRDMELLSNSLAAYAHIRANPESFGLYFVLGVCFGLLLTLCLLVISISCAPRPRPRAPAPRRDPRSSTLEPEDDDDEDEEDTVTRLGPDDTLPGPELSAEPDGPLSVNVFTSAEELERAQRLEERERILREIWRTGQPDLLGTGTLGPSSTATGTLGRMHYY; from the exons ATGGACGCCCCCAGAAGGGACATGGAGTTGCTCAGCAACAGCCTGGCGGCCTACGCACACATCCGCG CTAACCCCGAGAGCTTTGGCCTCTACTTCGTGCTGGGAGTCTGCTTTGGCCTGCTGCTAACGCTGTGCCTACTAGTCATCAGCATCTCCTGTGCGCCCCGCCCGCGGCCCCGGGCCCCTGCTCCGCGCCGGGACCCCCGCAGCAGCACCCTGGAGCCCGAGGACGACGACGATGAAGACGAAGAGGACACGGTGACGAGGCTCGGCCCCGACGACACGCTCCCAGGCCCAGAGCTATCCGCCGAACCCGACGGGCCCCTGAGCGTCAACGTCTTCACGTCGGCAGAGGAGCTGGAGCGGGCGCAGCGCCTGGAGGAGCGCGAGCGGATCCTTAGGGAGATTTGGCGCACCGGACAGCCGGACCTGCTGGGTACTGGCACGCTGGGGCCCAGCTCCACGGCCACAGGCACCCTGGGTCGTATGCACTATTACTGA